In Rissa tridactyla isolate bRisTri1 chromosome 8, bRisTri1.patW.cur.20221130, whole genome shotgun sequence, one genomic interval encodes:
- the LMO4 gene encoding LIM domain transcription factor LMO4 → MVNPGGSSQPPPVTAGSLSWKRCAGCGGKIADRFLLYAMDSYWHSRCLKCSCCQAQLGDIGTSCYTKSGMILCRNDYIRLFGNSGACSACGQSIPASELVMRAQGNVYHLKCFTCSTCRNRLVPGDRFHYINGSLFCEHDRPTALINGHLNSLQSNPLLPDQKVC, encoded by the exons ATGGTGAACCCCGGCGGCAGCTCGCAGCCGCCCCCGGTGACGGCGGGCTCCCTCTCGTGGAAGAGGTGCGCCGGCTGCGGGGGGAAGATCGCCGACCGCTTCCTGCTCTACGCCATGGACAGCTACTGGCACAGCCGCTGCCTCAAGTGCTCCTGCTGCCAGGCCCAGCTGGGGGACATCGGCACCTCCTGCTACACCAAGAGCGGCATGATCCTCTGCAGAAACGACTACATCAG GTTATTTGGAAATAGTGGTGCTTGCAGTGCCTGTGGACAGTCCATTCCTGCTAGCGAGCTGGTCATGAGGGCACAGGGCAACGTCTATCATCTTAAG tgttttacaTGCTCTACCTGCCGGAATCGCCTGGTCCCCGGAGATCGGTTTCACTACATCAATGGCAGTTTATTTTGCGAACATGATAGACCTACAGCTCTCATCAATGGCCATTTGAATTCACTTCAGAGTAATCCACTACTGCCAGACCAGAAG gTCTGCTAA